Proteins encoded by one window of Bos javanicus breed banteng chromosome 22, ARS-OSU_banteng_1.0, whole genome shotgun sequence:
- the RRP9 gene encoding U3 small nucleolar RNA-interacting protein 2 — protein MSATRAARKRGKPASGAGAGAEAFKRRRKGDSSGDKVKSKGGGKMNEEISSDSESESLALRRTEEEEEEELEETAQEKKLRLAKVYLEQLRQQEEEKAEAREFEEDQVAGRLKEDVLEQRGRLQKSVAKEIQAPDPADIRILRGHQLSITCLVVTPDDLAIFSAAKDCTIIKWSVESGRKLHVIPRAKKGAEGQPPGHSTHVLCMAISSDGKYLASGDRSKLILIWEAQSCQHLYTFTGHRDAVSGLAFRRGTHQLYSTSHDRSVKVWNVAENSYVETLFGHQDAVAALDALSRECCVTAGGRDGTVRVWKIPEESQLVFYGHQGSIDSIQLINEEHMVSGADDGSVALWGLSKKRPLALQREAHGLRGELGLEQPFWVSSVAALLNTDLVATGSHNNSVRLWQCGEGFRQLDLLYDIPLVGFVNSLKFSSAGDFLVAGVGQEHRLGRWWRIKEARNSVCIIPLRRAPRPPAAGS, from the exons ATGTCGGCGACACGGGCGGCTCGTAAGAGGGGAAAGCCGGCCTCAGGGGCCGGGGCTGGTGCGGAGGCCTTCAAGCGGCGGCGAAAG GGCGACTCCTCTGGGGACAAAGTCAAGTCCAAGGGTGGCGGCAAGATGAATGAGGAGATCTCGAGCGACTCGGAGAGTGAGAG TCTAGCTCTCAGGAggactgaggaggaggaggaagaggagctggaggagacCGCACAGGAGAAGAAGCTGCGCTTGGCCAAGGTCTACCTGGAGCAGCTCAGGCAGCAAG aggaggagaaggcTGAGGCCCGCGAATTTGAGGAGGACCAGGTGGCAGGGAGGCTGAAGGAGGATGTG CTCGAGCAGAGGGGCAGGCTGCAGAAGTCAGTGGCAAAGGAG ATCCAGGCCCCAGACCCGGCTGACATTCGAATCCTACGTGGCCACCAGCTGTCTATCACGTGTTTGGTTGTCACCCCTGACGACCTGGCCATCTTTTCTGCTGCCAAAGACTGCACCATTATTAAGT GGAGCGTGGAGAGTGGACGGAAACTTCATGTGATCCCTCGAGCCAAGAAGGGCGCCGAGGGGCAACCCCCCGGCCACAgcacccatgtcctctgcatggCCATCTCTTCCGATGGCAAGTACTTG GCTTCAGGCGACCGCAGCAAGCTCATTCTCATTTGGGAGGCCCAGAGCTGCCAGCACCTGTACACCTTCACAGGACACCGGGACGCTGTGTCG GGGCTGGCGTTCCGCAGAGGCACCCACCAGCTCTACAGCACATCCCACGACCGCTCTGTGAAGGTGTGGAATGTGGCAGAGAACTCCTATGTGGAGACGCT CTTCGGGCACCAGGACGCTGTGGCCGCACTGGATGCTCTGAGCAGGGAGTGCTGTGTGACCGCCGGGGGCCGGGACGGGACCGTGCGTGTGTGGAAGATCCCTGAGGAGTCCCAGCTTGTCTTCTATGGCCACCA GGGCTCCATCGACAGCATCCAGCTCATCAACGAGGAGCACATGGTGTCGGGTGCAGACGACGG TTCCGTGGCCCTGTGGGGCCTCTCCAAGAAGCGGCCACTTGCCCTGCAGCGTGAGGCCCATGGGCTGCGGGGGGAGCTGGGCTTGGAGCAGCCCTTCTGGGTGTCGTCAGTCGCAGCCCTGCTCAACACAGACCTTGTGGCCACAG GCTCCCACAACAATTCTGTGCGGCTCTGGCAATGTGGAGAGGGCTTCCGGCAGCTTGACCTTCTCTATGACATCCCCCTG GTGGGCTTTGTCAATAGCCTCAAGTTTTCCAGTgctggggacttcctggtggctggggtggggcaggagcaCAG